The Paenibacillus sp. RC334 nucleotide sequence TGCGCTATTCTTCTGTGAAACAGGTGAAGGCATGATTCCAAGATATCTGGTTGATTTTGATGTAGCGGAATTACCCAAATTCGAAGCCGACGTGATGATTATCGGCTCCGGCATTGCGGGCTTATATACGGCCATTAAGGCTGCGGAGAATCGGCGGGTGTTGCTAATTACCAAGAAGGCATTGTTGGAAAGCAACACCAAGTATGCGCAAGGCGGCATCGCCGCTGTCACTTCGGCTGAGGATGCACCAGCTTATCATATTCAAGATACTCTGATTGCAGGTGCAGGTTTGTGTGAACCTGAAGCGGTCAGGGCTCTTGTTCATGAGGGTCCAAGCGGTGTACAGGAATTAATACGTTTAGGAACGGCTTTTGACCGGGAGAATGGCGAATTTGCGCTGACACAGGAAGGCGCACATAGCCATCGGCGCATCTTGCATGCAAATGGGGATGCCACTGGGTATGAAATTGTTCGTGCATTGTCAGAGAAGGTCGCTGATCATCCCGCTATCGAGGTATGGAACGAGCATATGGTGATCGACCTGCTGACCGAGCATGGCGAGTGCATCGGCGCTCTGGTTCAAAAGCCGAATGGCGAACGATTATATGTCACTGCGAATGCAACGATTTTATGCTCCGGGGGCGGCGGACAATTATATCGATACACGACCAATCCCGATATCGCGACCGGGGACGGGGTTGCTATGGCATATCGCGCTGGCGCAGCTGTGCGGGATATGGAATTTATACAGTTTCATCCGACAGCTTTGTGTCATCCGGGTGCTCCAAGATTCCTGATTTCCGAAGCCGTGCGGGGCGAGGGGGCAGTGCTGCGCAATATTCATGGAGAGCGATTCATGGAGCAGTATGATTCCCGACAGGAACTGGCACCAAGGGATATTGTAGCTCGTGCCATCGTTCATGAGATGGAACATACCCAGGCTGCGTTTGTATATCTGGATATTACACATGAGCCTTCTGAACGGATCAAGCAACGGTTTCCAACCATTTATCGAACATGTCTGTCCTTTGATCTCGATATAACGACGGACTGGATTCCTATAGCGCCCGCTGCGCATTATATGATGGGCGGCATCCAGACCAATTTGCATGGAGAAAGCACCCTTGCACGCCTGTTCGCTTGTGGTGAGGTGTCTTCGACGGGTGTACACGGGGCTAATCGGTTGGCGAGTAATTCGTTATCTGAGGCGGTCGTATTTGGCAGCAGGATTGTCGAGCGGTTACATTCTTTACCGCCGCTGGCTGGTCATACGCTGATATCCTACAACGACAACCGCGTGGACTCTCTTGCTTCGTCTATCATGGAGCAGCAGCTTAAGCTGCAAGAAACAATGGTTCATTATGTCGGAGTCCGTCGGAATGGGGAGGGGCTGCAAGCAGCACTGGATCAGCTACGGGGGCAGATGTCCGTTTTGAGCGCTGTCCTGACCAGTCGGGAAGAGATTGAGTTTGCCAATTTGCTCACCTGTAGTTTGCTGGTCACGGATGGGGCGTTGCTGCGTGAGGAAAGCAGGGGAGCACATTACCGTGACGATTTTCCTACAGCAGACGATGGCGTATGGCGCAAGCATGTCCAGCAGCGACGTGAGCAAGGGATAACGGAGGAGTGCGTTCATGACATCTAACAGCGAGCATTACGGAGAGTTTAGCGGGTATCAGGAAGAACTG carries:
- the nadB gene encoding L-aspartate oxidase, whose amino-acid sequence is MIPRYLVDFDVAELPKFEADVMIIGSGIAGLYTAIKAAENRRVLLITKKALLESNTKYAQGGIAAVTSAEDAPAYHIQDTLIAGAGLCEPEAVRALVHEGPSGVQELIRLGTAFDRENGEFALTQEGAHSHRRILHANGDATGYEIVRALSEKVADHPAIEVWNEHMVIDLLTEHGECIGALVQKPNGERLYVTANATILCSGGGGQLYRYTTNPDIATGDGVAMAYRAGAAVRDMEFIQFHPTALCHPGAPRFLISEAVRGEGAVLRNIHGERFMEQYDSRQELAPRDIVARAIVHEMEHTQAAFVYLDITHEPSERIKQRFPTIYRTCLSFDLDITTDWIPIAPAAHYMMGGIQTNLHGESTLARLFACGEVSSTGVHGANRLASNSLSEAVVFGSRIVERLHSLPPLAGHTLISYNDNRVDSLASSIMEQQLKLQETMVHYVGVRRNGEGLQAALDQLRGQMSVLSAVLTSREEIEFANLLTCSLLVTDGALLREESRGAHYRDDFPTADDGVWRKHVQQRREQGITEECVHDI